One Dehalococcoidales bacterium DNA window includes the following coding sequences:
- a CDS encoding KH domain-containing protein: protein MKELVEFIAKSLVNAPDDVVVTEEASEENGIVLKLQVADEDKGRIIGKQGRIAQAMRTLIRVKAAKAGTKASLEII, encoded by the coding sequence ATGAAGGAACTGGTTGAATTCATCGCAAAATCACTGGTAAATGCACCCGATGACGTGGTGGTTACTGAGGAAGCAAGTGAGGAGAACGGCATTGTTCTTAAACTCCAGGTCGCCGATGAAGATAAAGGGCGCATAATTGGCAAACAAGGGCGCATCGCCCAGGCTATGCGTACACTCATCCGGGTTAAAGCAGCCAAGGCTGGAACCAAGGCCTCTCTGGAAATCATCTAA